In Felis catus isolate Fca126 chromosome A3, F.catus_Fca126_mat1.0, whole genome shotgun sequence, a single genomic region encodes these proteins:
- the LOC123384444 gene encoding LOW QUALITY PROTEIN: uncharacterized protein LOC123384444 (The sequence of the model RefSeq protein was modified relative to this genomic sequence to represent the inferred CDS: substituted 1 base at 1 genomic stop codon), with the protein MPEEHHPPPPGEADAVPRAGGGNTPGGSPPFTRQRAQREQSASAADSTILPLRATGPPDAEGNQPHHYWPFATSDLYNWKAQNPKFSEKPAGLIDLLDSVLFTHQPTWDDCQQLLQVLFTTEERERILNEARKLVPGADGNPTTNQAQIEASFPLTRPQWDFNTAEGKERLRVYRQTLMGGLRMAARKPTNLAKVGNVQQGKDESPAAFLERIMEAFRTYTPMDPEALESKAAVIMAFVNQSAIDIRRKLQKIDRLGEKSLQDLLVVAEKVYNNREPPEDKQTRAMAAASSKQTRDLARILLATTADFPEERDRRLRQLADDARKGKSTTKGGKQRLQKDQCAYCKEIGHWARDCPKWAGWKGSKTDRVKVLELDELSDXGSQGSDPLPEPRVTLKVEGTPIDFLVDTGAQHLVLRTPQGKLASKKSWVQGATGMSQYSWTTRRTVDLGTGRVSHSFMVIPECPYPLLGRDLLTKIGAQITFRQGGPQVTDGKGHPIQVLTMKLEDEYL; encoded by the coding sequence atgccggaagaacaccatcctccccctccgggggaggcagatgctgttccgagagcgggaggcgGAAACACCCCAGGGGGAAGCCCGCcatttaccagacaaagggctcagagggagcaatccgcctccgccgccgactctactattctgcccctgcgagccaccggacccccagacgcggaggggaatcagccccatcactattggcctttcgccactagtgacctctacaattggaaagctcagaatcctaagttttctgagaaaccggcagggcttattgatttattagactctgttctttttacccatcagcccacgtgggacgattgccagcagcttttacaggtcctgttcacgactgaagaaagagaaagaatcctcaatgaggcccgaaaactagttccgggcgcagacgggaatcccaccaccaaccaggctcagatagaggcctccttccccttaactcggccccagtgggatttcaacacggcagaaggtaaggagaggctccgggtctaccgccagactctaatggggggtctccgaatggctgctagaaagccaaccaatttggccaaggtaggaaatgtacaacagggaaaagatgaatctccggctgcctttttagaaaggatcatggaggcattccgtacctatacccccatggatccagaggctctggaaagcaaggcagctgttatcatggcctttgtaaaccaatcggccatagacattaggagaaaattacagaaaatagatagactaggagaaaaaagtctgcaggacttactggtggtagccgaaaaggtatataataaccgggagcctcctgaggacaagcagacTCGggccatggcggctgccagcagtaagcagactcgagacctggccagaatactgctagctaccactgctgacttccccgaggaacgagaccgccgtctccggcagctggcagatgacgcaagaaaaggtaaaagcaccaccaagggggggaagcagaggctgcagaaggatcagtgtgcatactgcaaggagatagggcattgggcccgagattgtccgaAATGGGCCGgctggaagggaagcaagactgatcgagtaaaagtcctagagctggatgaactaagtgattaggggagtcagggttcagaccctctccccgaacccagggtaactcttaaagtggaggggacccctattgacttccttgtcgacaccggagcacaacatttggtcctccgcaccccacaaggaaaactagctagcaagaagtcctgggtacaaggggcaactggtatgagccagtattcatggactacccgaagaacagtagatttgggaacgggccgggtatcccactcctttatggtaataccagaatgcccctacccgctgttaggacgggacttactgaccaagattggagctcagataactttcagacaaggggggcctcaggtcaccgatggcaagggccaccccatccaggtcctgaccatgaaactggaggatgaatacctc